From a single Marinilabiliales bacterium genomic region:
- a CDS encoding oxidoreductase, with protein sequence MQKKTAILFGATGLTGSLLLTKLIQDERYEKVKVFTRSVPDAKSDKLQIINTDLDNLENYSDDISGHDLFCCLGTTIKKAGTKENFRKVDLEWPALIAKTASKNGIPNFLMISSIGANPESSNFYLRTKGEAENAVRHHKFNKIVILRPSMLLGKRNEFRFFEEMGKLVMAPLKFVFRGKLKKYRPIDAERVARAMVKFANITTSKTVFESHEIELFTKN encoded by the coding sequence ATGCAGAAAAAAACCGCCATCCTGTTTGGCGCTACCGGACTGACAGGGTCACTCCTTCTCACTAAACTTATACAGGATGAAAGGTATGAAAAAGTAAAGGTGTTCACAAGATCGGTCCCTGATGCAAAAAGCGACAAACTGCAGATTATAAACACAGACCTGGATAACCTTGAAAATTATTCTGACGATATCAGCGGGCACGACCTGTTCTGCTGTCTTGGAACCACAATAAAAAAGGCAGGGACAAAAGAAAACTTCAGGAAAGTGGACCTTGAATGGCCTGCGCTTATAGCCAAAACAGCAAGCAAGAACGGAATCCCAAATTTTCTGATGATATCATCAATAGGAGCCAACCCGGAAAGTTCAAATTTTTATCTGCGCACCAAGGGAGAAGCAGAAAATGCAGTCCGTCATCATAAATTCAACAAGATCGTGATCCTGAGGCCTTCAATGTTGTTGGGCAAACGCAATGAGTTCCGGTTTTTCGAAGAGATGGGAAAGCTTGTAATGGCGCCTCTTAAATTCGTTTTCAGGGGGAAGTTAAAAAAATACCGTCCTATTGATGCCGAAAGGGTTGCCCGCGCAATGGTGAAATTTGCCAATATTACAACCAGTAAAACCGTTTTCGAATCACACGAGATTGAATTGTTCACCAAAAACTGA
- a CDS encoding nitroreductase has product MKTFNFLSLVKERQSDRKYSDKPVEKEKLMRCLEAGRLAPSACNAQPWTFIVVDDPELKNKVAKETSGGVLPLNHFTSQAPVLIAIVLEKPNITCRFGEVVKDKKFTIMDLGIAASHICLQAAAEGLGSCMLGWFNEKKVSDLLGIPGNKRPMLIITLGYPAGKKRKKIRKKPEDVIRFNSYKKQDH; this is encoded by the coding sequence ATGAAAACTTTTAATTTTCTAAGCCTGGTAAAAGAGAGGCAAAGCGACAGGAAATATTCAGACAAGCCGGTTGAAAAGGAGAAGCTGATGCGCTGCCTGGAAGCCGGGCGCCTTGCTCCATCTGCCTGTAACGCACAACCGTGGACCTTTATAGTTGTTGATGATCCTGAACTAAAAAATAAAGTTGCCAAAGAGACCAGCGGAGGGGTATTGCCGCTGAACCATTTCACATCACAGGCTCCGGTGCTGATTGCTATAGTTCTTGAAAAACCGAATATCACCTGCAGGTTTGGAGAGGTGGTAAAAGATAAGAAATTTACAATTATGGATCTCGGTATTGCTGCTTCCCATATTTGTCTCCAGGCCGCCGCCGAGGGACTTGGATCATGCATGCTGGGATGGTTCAATGAGAAAAAGGTCAGCGATCTGCTCGGAATTCCCGGAAACAAAAGGCCTATGCTCATAATTACCCTGGGATACCCCGCAGGAAAAAAGCGGAAAAAGATCAGGAAAAAGCCTGAAGATGTGATCCGGTTCAACAGCTACAAGAAACAGGATCATTGA
- a CDS encoding uracil-DNA glycosylase codes for MTSVKPEIEDSWKELLTDQFAAPYFTELKGFLVDEKSRFSVYPPGSLIFSAFNLTPADKVKVVILGQDPYHGAGQAHGLCFSVPDGIKPPPSLANIYKELNSDLGIPVPSHGNLEKWARQGVLLLNATLTVRAGQAGSHQNRGWETFTDAVITSLSRNSTGIVFMLWGRYAQAKEGLIDTSRHRVLKAAHPSPFSAASGFFGCRHFSRANRLLEESGREPVDWSL; via the coding sequence ATGACCAGTGTTAAACCGGAAATTGAGGATAGCTGGAAAGAGCTGCTGACAGATCAGTTTGCAGCGCCCTATTTTACCGAACTGAAGGGCTTTCTGGTAGATGAAAAATCCCGGTTTAGTGTTTATCCCCCGGGAAGTCTCATTTTTAGCGCCTTTAACCTGACCCCGGCTGACAAGGTTAAGGTTGTTATACTCGGCCAGGATCCGTATCATGGTGCGGGTCAGGCACATGGCCTCTGTTTCTCGGTCCCCGACGGTATAAAGCCGCCTCCTTCGCTGGCCAATATCTACAAGGAGCTGAACTCTGACCTAGGCATACCGGTTCCCTCACACGGAAATCTTGAAAAATGGGCGCGGCAGGGAGTGCTTCTTCTCAATGCCACCCTTACCGTACGGGCCGGGCAGGCCGGTTCACACCAGAACCGGGGGTGGGAGACCTTTACCGATGCAGTTATAACTTCGCTTTCGCGGAACAGTACCGGAATTGTATTCATGCTTTGGGGGCGCTATGCCCAGGCAAAAGAGGGCCTTATCGACACATCCCGGCACCGTGTTCTGAAGGCTGCACATCCCTCCCCGTTTTCTGCGGCCAGCGGCTTTTTTGGCTGCCGTCACTTCTCCCGTGCCAACAGGCTCCTCGAAGAATCAGGCAGGGAGCCGGTGGACTGGTCGCTTTGA
- a CDS encoding M3 family peptidase — protein sequence MKKLWLLPVLLTIIFVTGCQAPAPDVNPLLSEFDTPFGAPPFDRIDDEHYLPAIKEGIRQHKLEIEELISNPEPPTFENTIVAYDNAGGLLRRVNPVFGGLRGAETNPRLQEIARETTPLLSAHSNEISMNQDLFARIQTVYENRFDKNLDAEQLRVVEMYYRDFERNGAALPEDKREELARLRERMSMVSLELSENMLAETNAFELVLEDENDLAGLPPGVISAAAEAAERAGHEGKWVITLHNPSRLPFLQYSERRDLREKVLTAYGERGNNDNENDNKELFAELMQLRLQMARLLGFDNYAEYFLDIQMAENPDNVYDFLHQVWEPAVARADRERAQMQAIADREGAGYSIEAWDWWYYAEKLRQEMYELDDDEVNPYFTIENVREGNFALANKLFGLTFEPRPEVPVYHEEVEAFEVFDRDGSHLGILYIDPHPRPGKRQGAWCGTYRSGAWENGERIAPIVTIVMNFSRPSGGSPAMLSWDETTTYFHEFGHALHNFFAEGRYRRTARSVPRDFVELPSQILENWAGEPELLKTYAIHYETGEPIPDELISRLRRAEHFNQGFMNVEYLASAFLDMDWHTTDHGDEIDVIGFEKESMNKIGLPDEIIPRWRTTYFGHIFGTGYAAGYYVYRWAGVLDADAFMAFKESGDLFNQELAERFRKYILAENNLWEGMEAYVKFRGHEPSIEPFLIQKGLMER from the coding sequence ATGAAGAAACTATGGCTTTTACCGGTCTTACTGACCATTATTTTTGTAACTGGTTGCCAGGCTCCGGCACCAGACGTTAATCCTCTGCTATCTGAATTTGACACCCCTTTTGGGGCGCCGCCATTCGACAGGATAGACGATGAGCATTACCTGCCGGCCATAAAGGAGGGCATCAGGCAGCACAAGCTTGAGATTGAAGAATTAATAAGCAACCCCGAGCCTCCTACCTTTGAAAACACCATTGTCGCTTATGACAATGCCGGTGGGTTGCTCAGAAGAGTCAACCCTGTTTTTGGCGGGTTGCGCGGTGCAGAGACAAATCCCCGTCTCCAGGAGATAGCAAGGGAGACCACTCCGCTACTCTCGGCCCATAGCAACGAGATAAGCATGAACCAGGATCTCTTTGCCAGGATACAAACCGTCTATGAAAACAGGTTTGACAAGAACCTCGACGCTGAGCAGCTCAGGGTGGTCGAAATGTATTACCGTGATTTCGAGCGTAACGGGGCGGCACTGCCTGAAGATAAACGCGAAGAGCTGGCCCGCCTGAGGGAAAGGATGTCGATGGTATCACTGGAGCTCAGTGAAAACATGCTTGCAGAGACCAATGCATTCGAGCTTGTACTGGAAGATGAAAATGATCTGGCAGGGCTCCCACCGGGAGTTATTTCAGCCGCTGCAGAGGCAGCCGAACGTGCCGGGCATGAAGGCAAATGGGTAATTACCCTGCACAATCCCAGCAGGCTTCCCTTCCTGCAGTATTCTGAGAGAAGGGATCTTCGTGAAAAGGTTCTGACAGCTTATGGAGAGCGTGGCAACAATGACAACGAAAACGACAACAAGGAGCTGTTTGCAGAGCTGATGCAGCTCAGGCTGCAGATGGCCCGCCTGCTCGGTTTCGACAATTATGCCGAATACTTCCTTGATATCCAGATGGCGGAGAACCCTGATAATGTTTACGATTTCCTGCACCAGGTCTGGGAGCCGGCTGTGGCAAGGGCCGACAGGGAGCGGGCACAGATGCAGGCTATAGCCGACAGGGAAGGCGCCGGTTACAGTATTGAGGCATGGGACTGGTGGTACTACGCCGAAAAACTGCGCCAGGAGATGTACGAGCTTGATGATGACGAAGTCAACCCATACTTCACAATTGAGAATGTGAGGGAAGGCAATTTCGCCCTTGCCAACAAACTTTTTGGTCTGACCTTCGAACCAAGGCCTGAGGTGCCTGTATATCACGAAGAGGTCGAAGCCTTCGAAGTTTTCGACAGGGACGGCTCACACCTGGGAATTCTTTATATCGATCCCCATCCCCGTCCGGGTAAAAGGCAGGGTGCCTGGTGCGGTACATACCGGTCAGGAGCATGGGAGAACGGTGAGAGGATCGCACCCATAGTTACCATAGTGATGAACTTCAGCCGGCCTTCCGGTGGAAGCCCGGCCATGTTGAGCTGGGATGAGACCACCACCTATTTTCATGAATTCGGGCATGCACTCCATAACTTCTTCGCCGAAGGCAGGTACAGGAGAACTGCCCGGAGTGTGCCGAGGGACTTCGTGGAGCTTCCGTCGCAGATACTAGAAAACTGGGCCGGGGAGCCGGAACTGCTGAAGACATACGCAATACATTACGAAACAGGCGAACCTATTCCCGATGAGCTTATAAGCCGCCTTCGCAGGGCAGAGCATTTCAACCAGGGTTTTATGAATGTTGAATACCTGGCTTCGGCATTTCTGGACATGGACTGGCACACCACCGACCATGGCGATGAGATAGATGTAATCGGATTTGAGAAGGAATCGATGAACAAAATTGGATTGCCTGATGAGATCATACCCAGGTGGAGGACAACCTATTTCGGGCATATCTTCGGAACCGGATACGCAGCAGGATACTACGTGTACCGGTGGGCCGGTGTTCTCGATGCCGATGCGTTCATGGCCTTCAAGGAATCGGGCGACCTGTTTAACCAGGAGCTGGCCGAAAGGTTCAGGAAATACATTCTCGCCGAGAACAACCTCTGGGAAGGTATGGAAGCCTATGTCAAATTCAGGGGTCATGAACCATCGATTGAACCTTTCCTCATCCAAAAGGGTTTAATGGAACGATAA
- the hydE gene encoding [FeFe] hydrogenase H-cluster radical SAM maturase HydE, translating into MTGIEKLLEKDNYNLQELAALLKTEGEERRLLYARAAEVKAEHVGKKVYYRGLVEFSNICGKNCHYCGIRRDNRNLKRYNLGDADILDAVKFAYDNRYASVVLQSGEIESPGFTDRIEKLLREIKRISNNELGITISLGEQTEDVYRRWFSAGAHRYLLRIETSNKELYRKIHPDDGRHDYDRRIECLRSLKEIGYQTGTGIMVGLPFQTIEDIAADIIFMKDFDIDMVGLGPYIEHRDTPLFSYRKSLLPPEERFHLAMKVIALLRIMMKDINIAAATAMQAIDPMGREKALMVGANVIMPNITPGKYRDSYKLYENKPCTDEEAEDCTKCLEARIHMAGDEIGYGEWGDSKHYARRRGGQTG; encoded by the coding sequence ATGACCGGAATTGAAAAATTACTGGAAAAGGATAATTACAACCTCCAGGAGCTTGCAGCTCTTCTCAAAACAGAAGGTGAAGAGCGCAGGCTCCTTTATGCCAGGGCGGCTGAGGTGAAAGCAGAACATGTAGGGAAAAAGGTATATTACAGGGGACTCGTTGAGTTTTCCAATATATGCGGCAAGAACTGCCACTACTGCGGAATTCGCAGGGATAACAGGAACCTGAAAAGGTACAACCTGGGTGACGCTGATATCCTCGATGCAGTGAAGTTTGCATACGATAACAGGTATGCATCGGTGGTGCTGCAATCGGGCGAAATTGAAAGTCCCGGCTTCACCGACCGGATTGAAAAGCTGCTCAGGGAAATAAAGAGAATAAGCAATAACGAACTCGGAATAACCATTTCACTCGGAGAGCAAACGGAAGATGTGTACCGGCGCTGGTTCAGTGCCGGTGCACACCGTTACCTGCTCAGGATAGAAACATCCAATAAAGAGCTTTACAGGAAAATCCATCCTGATGACGGCAGGCACGATTATGACAGGCGCATTGAATGCCTGAGATCGCTCAAGGAGATAGGGTACCAGACCGGAACGGGGATCATGGTCGGACTGCCTTTTCAGACCATCGAAGATATAGCAGCCGACATCATCTTCATGAAGGACTTTGATATAGATATGGTTGGGCTCGGACCATACATAGAGCACCGGGACACCCCTCTCTTCAGTTACCGGAAGAGCCTTCTGCCTCCCGAAGAGCGTTTCCACCTGGCAATGAAGGTTATTGCGCTGCTGCGGATCATGATGAAAGATATCAACATAGCCGCAGCTACCGCAATGCAGGCTATAGATCCGATGGGGAGGGAGAAGGCCCTGATGGTTGGCGCCAATGTGATAATGCCCAATATAACACCCGGCAAATACAGGGATAGCTATAAACTTTACGAAAACAAGCCATGTACCGACGAGGAGGCTGAAGATTGCACCAAATGCCTTGAAGCAAGGATACATATGGCGGGCGACGAGATCGGTTACGGCGAGTGGGGCGACTCAAAACACTATGCCCGCAGGCGGGGCGGGCAGACCGGATAA
- a CDS encoding tetratricopeptide repeat protein, translating into MRSGIIIPIVVAVFILLLWFARIPLADHYYKKGLEYQDQEMYEEAGTYFARAVRVRGALTDARFGHALSEAALGNHPGAVDLFTIITERDSMYAPAWFYRGVSQLATGDYALAAEDFTRSLNLDYEPAISYTNRGKAFRELGETGRAMNDFSEAIGADPTYGPAWFERGALKATLEDFEGAVDDYNMAIRYEPDNPEAYRLRGASMASLENFIAAIEDYDRLIGMDAGYEGLYKQRGIFRRRINDFPGAVQDLDRALEYDPDDAEIYFHRGSSLANMGDLDRAMEDFSVSLDLDAGNARAWLNRGLVLLRRGEAASAMRDLNESIALDDNNPQSFYLRGTARAMTGDYPGSVTDFSRTIALEADHAMAWFNRGISRGIMGLHEEALSDYNRSLELDPDNPGAYHQRAVSKINLNDMQGGCEDLRTAVEMGVAEAEPMLRMYCREGDNIIVR; encoded by the coding sequence ATGAGATCAGGAATAATCATACCGATTGTAGTTGCAGTGTTCATATTGCTTTTATGGTTTGCCAGGATACCCCTGGCTGACCATTATTACAAAAAGGGTCTGGAGTACCAGGACCAGGAGATGTATGAAGAGGCAGGGACCTATTTTGCCAGGGCAGTAAGGGTGAGGGGTGCCCTGACTGATGCCCGTTTCGGGCACGCCCTGAGCGAGGCAGCGCTGGGCAACCACCCTGGGGCAGTTGATCTTTTCACCATTATTACTGAAAGAGACAGCATGTATGCACCTGCCTGGTTCTACCGGGGCGTCTCTCAACTGGCCACAGGCGATTATGCCCTCGCGGCTGAGGATTTTACCCGTTCACTGAACCTTGATTATGAACCAGCAATTTCATATACCAACAGGGGTAAGGCATTCAGGGAACTGGGAGAGACCGGCAGGGCAATGAATGATTTTTCTGAAGCGATCGGAGCCGATCCCACTTACGGTCCGGCATGGTTTGAGCGCGGGGCATTGAAAGCCACACTGGAGGATTTTGAAGGTGCCGTGGATGATTATAATATGGCAATAAGGTATGAACCCGATAACCCTGAAGCATACAGGCTGAGGGGAGCCTCAATGGCCAGCCTTGAAAACTTCATTGCCGCCATTGAAGATTACGACCGGCTAATTGGCATGGATGCCGGATATGAAGGCCTGTATAAACAACGGGGGATATTCAGGCGCCGGATCAATGATTTTCCAGGGGCGGTCCAGGACCTTGACCGGGCGCTGGAATATGATCCTGACGATGCTGAGATATACTTTCACCGTGGCAGCTCCCTGGCAAACATGGGCGATCTTGACCGGGCCATGGAGGACTTTTCCGTCTCCCTGGACCTGGATGCAGGGAACGCAAGGGCCTGGCTGAACAGGGGACTTGTATTGCTGAGGAGGGGAGAGGCAGCCAGTGCCATGCGCGACCTGAACGAGTCAATAGCTTTGGACGACAACAATCCCCAGAGTTTCTACCTCCGTGGCACCGCCAGGGCCATGACAGGCGATTACCCGGGGTCGGTTACCGATTTTTCGCGTACTATAGCCCTGGAGGCCGATCATGCCATGGCCTGGTTTAACCGGGGCATTTCAAGGGGAATCATGGGCCTGCACGAGGAGGCGCTGTCAGATTACAACAGGTCACTGGAGCTGGATCCTGACAACCCGGGCGCCTACCATCAGCGTGCGGTGTCGAAAATAAACCTTAACGACATGCAGGGCGGCTGCGAGGATCTGCGCACAGCGGTGGAGATGGGGGTTGCCGAAGCAGAACCCATGTTAAGGATGTACTGCCGCGAGGGCGATAATATCATTGTAAGATAA
- a CDS encoding zinc carboxypeptidase, producing MTRISLLLLLFLITISRVDAQFDLGYYLPETDYDPGIPSPEEFLGYQVGEWHINHALLAQYMNIIAEKSGRAMIYEYARSYQQRPLYHLVITSEENQRNLEEIRKNHLALTDPDISAGIEISGMPAVIRLGYGVHGNEPSAHNAAPLVAYYLAAGQGEKVREILDNLVIIIDPSLNPDGQDRFASWVNRYRSHTLNPDPNNIEFNDVWPGSRTNHYWFDLNRDWLPVQHPESYGRIKAYHNWMPNINTDHHEFGSNSTFFFQPGVPERVNPRTPQRTDDLTLEVAMYHARAFDEIGQVYYTQQGFDDFYYGKGSTYPDVHGSIGILFEQASSRGHRRETIHGIMDFAETIKNQVVVSLSSIEAGLNMRETLLDHLRWFYTSAVEEAAAEPFHAWIFGDRYDHGKNYHLLDILSTHEIEVYEINEPAGIEGKTYSPGSAWVVPVRQPQYRLIMSVFEKVLEFEDSLFYDVSTWTKPLAFNMDYGRVTSARDLGRLQGSRVENPARPEGGLIGGMTNNAYLFGWDDYYAPKALYYLQNNGLRTKVATAPFSIETSAAGEVGFGYGSIMVQVMAQDCTPEEVYRLVGEAARLAGIEIYSVETSFSQEGIHLGSGSFANLRKPEILMLIGSGTNSREAGEVWHLLDQRYNMPVTKVEIERLNSMDLSRYNTIVMVSGSYNAINDSGKASLNRWLRAGGNIVAFGTANRWLERNEFASIEFISPEQPEEPEFLPYSTRSEYRGARRISGTIFETSLDITHPVGYGYRNGYLPYYVTGTLAAKPDKDSPFANPLLYTGNSLISGYVWEPYSNHLDNTAGILINSRGRGNIVSFMHNPNFRAFWFGTNKLFANSLFFGQIMGR from the coding sequence ATGACCAGAATATCTCTTCTTCTCCTTCTTTTTCTGATTACCATTTCAAGAGTTGATGCACAGTTTGACCTGGGCTACTATCTTCCCGAGACAGACTATGACCCGGGCATTCCCTCCCCTGAAGAGTTCCTCGGATACCAGGTTGGTGAATGGCACATTAACCATGCTTTGCTGGCACAGTATATGAACATCATAGCTGAAAAGTCCGGCAGGGCCATGATATATGAGTATGCCAGGTCGTACCAGCAACGTCCGCTATATCACCTTGTAATCACCTCTGAGGAAAACCAGCGTAACCTCGAAGAGATACGAAAAAACCACCTGGCGCTGACAGATCCGGATATTTCGGCCGGAATTGAGATAAGCGGAATGCCGGCGGTAATAAGGCTTGGCTACGGTGTTCACGGAAATGAGCCGAGCGCACACAACGCAGCGCCGCTGGTTGCATATTATCTTGCTGCAGGACAGGGAGAAAAAGTGAGGGAAATTCTTGATAATCTCGTCATAATTATCGACCCGTCGCTTAACCCGGATGGACAGGACCGGTTCGCGAGCTGGGTTAACCGCTACAGGAGCCACACACTCAACCCCGATCCCAACAACATCGAATTCAATGATGTATGGCCCGGGTCACGCACCAACCACTACTGGTTCGACCTGAACAGGGACTGGCTCCCGGTGCAGCATCCCGAAAGCTACGGAAGAATAAAGGCATACCATAACTGGATGCCCAATATCAATACCGACCACCATGAGTTCGGCTCCAACTCAACATTTTTCTTTCAACCCGGCGTCCCCGAAAGGGTAAATCCCCGCACCCCGCAACGAACGGATGATCTTACCCTTGAGGTTGCAATGTACCACGCCAGGGCATTTGACGAGATAGGGCAGGTCTACTACACACAGCAGGGCTTCGATGACTTCTACTATGGTAAGGGATCCACCTACCCTGACGTCCATGGCAGCATAGGCATACTTTTCGAGCAGGCATCATCACGCGGACACCGCAGGGAGACCATCCATGGCATAATGGACTTTGCCGAGACAATCAAAAACCAGGTGGTAGTATCGTTGTCATCAATTGAAGCGGGACTGAATATGAGGGAGACACTGCTTGATCACCTGCGTTGGTTCTATACCTCGGCTGTGGAGGAAGCCGCTGCAGAACCTTTCCATGCATGGATCTTTGGCGACCGCTATGATCATGGCAAAAACTATCACCTGCTTGACATTTTATCCACCCATGAAATTGAAGTGTATGAAATAAACGAGCCGGCCGGTATTGAAGGCAAAACATATTCACCCGGTTCGGCCTGGGTCGTACCGGTAAGGCAACCCCAGTACAGGCTTATCATGTCTGTGTTCGAGAAGGTGCTGGAGTTCGAAGACAGCCTTTTCTATGATGTGTCGACGTGGACCAAGCCGCTGGCATTCAACATGGATTACGGCAGGGTAACTTCAGCCCGCGATCTTGGCCGCCTGCAGGGCTCAAGAGTTGAAAACCCCGCCAGGCCCGAAGGAGGTCTGATTGGAGGAATGACAAACAATGCCTACCTGTTTGGATGGGACGACTACTACGCTCCCAAAGCACTCTATTATCTGCAGAACAACGGGTTGCGCACCAAAGTTGCCACAGCGCCCTTTTCGATTGAGACATCTGCTGCAGGAGAGGTCGGTTTCGGTTACGGAAGCATCATGGTGCAGGTTATGGCACAGGATTGTACTCCTGAAGAGGTTTACCGGCTGGTCGGTGAAGCAGCCCGGCTTGCAGGTATAGAGATATATTCTGTTGAAACAAGTTTTTCGCAAGAGGGTATCCATCTTGGAAGCGGAAGTTTTGCCAACCTCCGAAAACCTGAAATACTGATGCTTATCGGATCGGGAACCAACAGCCGTGAGGCCGGCGAGGTGTGGCATTTGCTCGACCAGCGGTACAATATGCCTGTAACGAAGGTTGAGATAGAGAGGCTCAACTCAATGGATCTTAGCAGGTACAACACGATAGTGATGGTATCGGGCAGCTATAATGCAATAAACGATTCCGGTAAGGCATCACTCAACCGCTGGCTAAGGGCCGGAGGCAACATAGTAGCCTTCGGCACGGCCAACAGGTGGCTGGAAAGGAACGAATTTGCATCGATTGAGTTCATTTCCCCGGAACAGCCAGAAGAACCTGAATTCCTGCCCTACAGCACAAGGTCTGAATACAGGGGGGCCAGAAGGATATCGGGCACCATCTTCGAAACCAGCCTGGATATAACACACCCCGTAGGATATGGCTACCGTAACGGGTACCTGCCCTACTATGTTACCGGAACACTCGCTGCAAAGCCGGATAAGGACAGCCCATTTGCAAACCCGCTGCTATACACCGGCAACTCGCTTATAAGCGGCTACGTATGGGAACCCTACAGCAACCATTTGGATAACACGGCAGGTATACTGATCAACTCCAGGGGCAGGGGAAACATCGTCTCATTCATGCACAACCCCAACTTCAGGGCGTTCTGGTTCGGCACAAACAAGCTGTTTGCCAACTCCCTCTTTTTCGGACAGATTATGGGTAGGTAG
- the hydG gene encoding [FeFe] hydrogenase H-cluster radical SAM maturase HydG — MKFYPEKCSIKDRRMEPFIDPDEIWNLINNTRSSPERVREVIAKSLGKQRLTLEETAVLINADSPELIEEIKEGARELKKRVYGNRIVLFAPLYVGNKCTNNCTYCGFRTSNKFAVRQTLSDSQLVKEVEALEDNGQKRLILVYGEHPAYNAEYIAHTVRTVYSVKKGNGEIRRVNINAAPLDIDGFRIVKDAGIGTYQIFQETYHKETYQKYHLGGKKMDYDYRLTALDRAQEAGIDDVGIGALFGLYDWRFEVLGLVRHTNHFEACYRVGPHTISFPRIQDASSVNVDPKYMVSHEEFIRLVAILRLAVPYTGMILTARENAMVRREVMKFGVSQIDGGTKLEMGSYSESINEEQDLNKEQFKINDSRSLNEIIDELLEDGYLPSFCTACYRKGRTGEHFMEFSVPGFIKRFCSPNAILTLAEYLEDYAPPATAEKGWKVIEDNIRQLDGEKLTGQIRERLALIREGKRDLYF; from the coding sequence ATGAAGTTTTATCCTGAAAAATGCAGCATAAAGGACCGGCGGATGGAACCTTTCATCGACCCCGATGAGATTTGGAACCTGATAAACAATACCCGGTCATCCCCCGAAAGGGTTAGAGAAGTAATTGCTAAATCTCTCGGTAAACAGCGGCTCACCCTTGAAGAGACCGCGGTGCTTATAAACGCTGATTCTCCCGAACTGATAGAAGAGATAAAGGAGGGCGCCAGGGAGCTCAAAAAGAGGGTGTACGGCAACCGTATCGTGTTGTTTGCACCGCTGTACGTGGGTAACAAGTGTACCAACAACTGCACCTATTGTGGATTCAGGACCTCCAACAAATTTGCCGTCAGGCAGACACTATCCGACAGCCAGCTGGTAAAAGAGGTCGAGGCACTCGAGGACAACGGGCAGAAGCGGCTTATCCTGGTTTACGGCGAGCATCCTGCTTATAATGCCGAATATATTGCCCATACTGTACGAACGGTTTATTCGGTTAAAAAGGGCAACGGCGAGATCAGGAGGGTGAATATAAATGCCGCACCCCTCGATATTGACGGGTTCCGTATTGTGAAGGATGCAGGCATTGGCACCTACCAGATCTTCCAGGAGACATATCATAAGGAAACTTATCAGAAATACCATCTTGGTGGGAAAAAGATGGACTACGATTACCGTCTCACTGCACTCGACAGGGCGCAGGAGGCAGGCATAGACGATGTTGGCATTGGCGCACTGTTCGGGTTGTACGACTGGAGGTTTGAGGTACTGGGACTGGTACGGCATACAAACCACTTTGAGGCATGTTACAGGGTAGGGCCGCATACTATTTCTTTCCCCAGGATTCAGGATGCCTCATCGGTAAATGTTGATCCAAAATACATGGTAAGCCATGAGGAGTTCATCAGGCTCGTCGCCATACTCAGGCTTGCGGTGCCGTATACCGGGATGATACTGACTGCAAGGGAAAACGCGATGGTCAGGAGGGAGGTTATGAAGTTCGGCGTTTCACAGATCGATGGCGGCACCAAACTCGAAATGGGAAGTTATTCGGAAAGCATTAATGAGGAGCAGGACCTGAACAAGGAGCAGTTCAAGATTAATGATTCCAGGTCGCTAAACGAGATAATAGATGAACTTCTGGAAGATGGTTATCTCCCCTCATTTTGCACGGCATGCTACAGGAAGGGGAGGACAGGTGAGCATTTTATGGAGTTTTCGGTGCCCGGCTTCATCAAAAGGTTCTGTTCGCCCAACGCCATACTCACTTTGGCTGAATACCTTGAGGATTATGCTCCGCCCGCTACCGCCGAAAAGGGGTGGAAGGTGATCGAGGATAACATCAGGCAGCTGGACGGCGAAAAGCTCACCGGCCAGATAAGGGAAAGGCTTGCGTTGATAAGGGAGGGTAAGCGCGACCTCTATTTTTGA